ccagaaaaggaaaagctgCACCAGTCTGGTTAGATTCTGGGCTTCAAGGGAAAGACAATGTCTCTCAAATCTGCTTCCACAGGACAAAGAATCTATACATCTGCCAGCTTCTTGGGTCTCACTGAAAGTTAGATGTTATTCTTCAATCCACTCATGTGGAAAAAGGAGAATGTCTTGAGGATCCACTTCAAAGGTTCCGATCGCACACTTCGCATCGCCCGATCCCTTCTTCCTGGCCGTCCCCAGAGGTGCCAAAAGGACCACTTTATCTTCTCTGAATATCAAAGACATGGCTGTAGGAAAAAGTTGCctatcagagagagagatactttgCTTGCATCTGCACAAAAAGAACACAAGACTTTGCTTCATTGGCTTCTGTTCACATGCtacaaaaacaaacaagcattgCCAAGTAGGCAGACGGCAGTTGCCGCCAGGGATTTCAGAGGATGGAGAATCTAATCAAGCAGAGAAGGTACTGAATCACCAGATCTTGTATCTCATCATTTGGCGCTAGACCTTTGCGAACATACACGCTTTTATCGTTTCCTCTGTTGAGCTGAAGTTTCTTCCCCTTGCTGCAATTAAATGGCAAGAGAACTATCACCCGAGttctataaaaaatttcatagcAGAGATCAATTATAGTACATCGAGCTCCTTTGAcgatggaaaggaaaaaatgttaAGTAGTGGCTTATGTTAAGCATCCGCATCAAACGTAGTTTTCGCTGTCATTGTGCTTGTCCATTAGCAGACTAACTGCCTTGCAGAGAAAGGTTTTCGGGCCCAAAGCAGGAAGAGTTCAGCGGGAGCAGACAAACTAGCGTGGTGCAGCAACAAACGGATTCTTCGAAAGGAGGTAATCATGTCTTTTACATAAGCAGTCCATAATTACATGCACATCGTTCGGACCAGAAAAGAAACTATTTAGTACGCTGCCAAGGTTTGACACCAAAATGGTTCTCATATTAATTGGCATCTTACAAAGGAACTACGATAATCAGAAGAAAGATTGAAACCCACATAAACCTACAGTTTATATTACTTCTAGCAACATTATGAGCAATGAATTAGTCATTTAGGACCAAATGCTGCGCATCATGGGATTTTTTGCAGATCAGAAGACACAGAACCGGTTCACCAGGCAGTTTTCCGGCCCAATGAGTTGGGATTATGACTATGGAGACAGCGAGTATGCAAGTGCAGTCGCAGCCGCTGCATTTGCCATATGCTCCCTTGAAGAAACTGAGGTAGGAAAGCGAGCAAAGACAAGAGACGACTTTGCGTCCTCCCGAAGTAAGATTAAGAGCAACAAGGTCGACATCAAGACGGGACCAACAACTGCCGGGAAAGTAACCAGGCAATCTTCAAACGTGGAAGCAGAAGGTAAGATTAATTCTCCCAAAACCATTTCCACATTCTCTTCACGGTTGATATTAGTATTTCAAGGGACTAAAACTAATGTACCATGGGAAGCTTCCGAGAGAAAGATGCCATCTACTTCCATTACTCCGAAACCGAAGGAGAATCCATCAAAACATAGTAGAAAGGTAGCTAAAGCAGATGCCTGGGAGAGAGCTCAGATTGAAATGATCAGGAAGCGGTAAGCTTATTCAACCCTCCAAGAAAACGTAAAACTTCCAGTTGCTCAGCAAACACAGCGCTCCGCTAGTTCCATAACCATCTCAAACTCCAGGCATGAGAATATGAAGTCCAGCATTTTTGCATGGGAGAAtgagaagaaaacaagagcCAAACGTTCTTTCGAAAGGAAAAGGGTACGGCGACATCTCAAGCTGTGATATTCTCAAATTAATGAAGGGAGATAGTGTCGAAGCCCTAACAACGATGTTATCGCAAATTGCAGAATGAGCTCGAGCAGAGAAGGTCAAGAAATCAACAGCATTACCAATATAAGGTAGCAAGAATTGATCAGATCACACGCGAAGCAAGGGCACAAGCagaggagaaaagaagaacTGAAGAATCTCGAGTTAAGGAGAAGGCAAAGAGGATCAGATCAGGAGAAGCTCCTGTCACATGTTTCTGCTTCTAAGTCCTCTTAATATGCACAACAAGATTCACTTGTGGATTGATTATAAGCCAGTCCTTCACGTATTGGTTGGTAGTCTCAATTGTATTCTACAAAGTTTGAACTCTAATGCAGAATAGTAAATCTGCAAAAGAACGAATCATGTGCCCATTAGGCCACTGCTGGCACTGCTGCTGCTTCTATGGCAAACAGCCATCAACTATGTTATAATCACAAGATAATCTCAGCAGACATTCAACAACGGCGAGATGAAAGATGGAGGAATCATCAGATATTTAAGCTGGCAGTAGTATTTCTGCTGGTGAGCAAAGTAAGCAACTTCTCATCAATATGTGGTGCAGCCTTATTATACAAGGTGTTTGAGTATCCTGGATTCAATCAGAGAAGCAGAACAAATGAAGTTCTGTTAACACCAAAATCTTGGTTAAACTCAGCTAGAAATTGTTAGCTAGCAGCCGAAACCTGACAATATGTGCACAAAAGACGTGACAGATGGGCCTTCTGGAGGAGGACCATGGTGAAATAAAGTTTCCTCCTCTAAGCTCACTCACAAAAGATTTGAACAAGCAGAGATAAGTAGGTCACCGCCCCACAAATAACGTCGACATAGTGAATATCCTTGAATTGGTCATCACTCTGACGGCTGCTCTGTCACTACAGGCAGAGTCTTTCATAACTCAAAAAAGCCAACTAGCAGCATCATGCTATGTGAATAACTTGTGACAAGCACAACAGTACAGTCAAAATCACATGAGGATTACCGAAGATGGACCCATTATTCTGCAGCTCCCAAAAAAGACCCCGGTCATCATATGAGCAAGTGCGTGCGCATTATTATATTTCCTCCATTGCAAACCAAACCACAGACCAATAGAGTTACATGAATATACAAACAAGAGGTATATAGAGTGCAAAAACAATGATGTTAAAACTCCAATCAAGTTGCATTCTTTCTATACACACAACAACCTGATCAACAACAGACGTCAAAACCACAGAATTCACACCAGACACTTTCTCAGCCCAATGAGCCAGTCTTGAGATATAGTTCGCATGCCACAAGAACAACGGAAGTTATCTTTAGATCACTATGTACAATAAAACCATAGAACTAAAACCTAAACAAACCCTGAACAGTTCAACATGCAGTGACTGTGGCCTTTGGTTTGGTATCTTGAAGGGAGATCACAGTTTCAAAAGCACCAACCAACGCTTTGACCTTACTCTTCCTTGTCTCGACAAGCTTACTAGCTGTTTCTTCAATCACATTATTAAACAAACTTCGTgcattctctcttttctccacTTGTCGGTGCTTCAAGACAATTTTCTCAGATTTGATACTCTTAGACTCTGCAGAATCAATGTCTTTtctcctaaagattttttttccagcATCACCCTTACTAAGTTGGCACTCGCCAAGTAGTCTTGGCCGTCGAAACCTGAGTTTCCTTGGAGGAACGTTCTCAAGTCGAGGTTCTACCACCTTCCCTTTCCTAAAGGATAGATTTTGAGGCTGGCAACTTTTGTCTTCAGAGCTACCTGTGCTGACCCTCCTCTTGGGCCTATTTGTGTTTGAACGGGCCTCTGGATTCCCCTTTTCAGCTGCCTCATGCTCAGATGAA
The genomic region above belongs to Rhodamnia argentea isolate NSW1041297 chromosome 6, ASM2092103v1, whole genome shotgun sequence and contains:
- the LOC115743022 gene encoding uncharacterized protein At3g61260, which codes for MENLIKQRRERFSGPKQEEFSGSRQTSVVQQQTDSSKGDQKTQNRFTRQFSGPMSWDYDYGDSEYASAVAAAAFAICSLEETEVGKRAKTRDDFASSRSKIKSNKVDIKTGPTTAGKVTRQSSNVEAEASERKMPSTSITPKPKENPSKHSRKVAKADAWERAQIEMIRKRHENMKSSIFAWENEKKTRAKRSFERKRNELEQRRSRNQQHYQYKVARIDQITREARAQAEEKRRTEESRVKEKAKRIRSGEAPVTCFCF